The following are encoded together in the Novipirellula caenicola genome:
- a CDS encoding sulfatase, protein MKLTSRVLLIAFVCLFWGSVSAKAAPRHVVLFFVDDMGWTDLGCTGSDFYETPNIDALAQSGVRFTNGYAACTVCSPSRAALMTGQSPARLHVTDFIPGHSFVNTPMTIPSWTQVLEKEHVTLPEMLEPYGYTCVHLGKWHLAHRDGYTTGKEDSPDPDFYPQAHGFDVNVGGCEKGAPPSYFWPYGKGKGLAEQKKNSIYETLPKGGRSDEERKGEYLTDRLATEAELLIDRLAKAKKPFFMNFSFYNVHTPLMGRPDLIKKYEAKLQANPHRTHTNVRYAAMVESVDEAVGRIVAKLREHDIWDETLVIFTSDNGGLKPAATDNAPLRQGKGGIYEGGVRVPLIIRLPGEGATNVLCDRPAITMDLVPTICDVLGITLPSEVASVQDGVSLRPYLKVPQMASMRDDLFWHYPHYHSMGAQPYSAIRSGNWKLIEVFGRQPLELYDLSSDIHEDTNLVDEKPEKAKLLYKKLVAWRKSVGAQLPTPNPQFNPGKTTGQIRNGKLRAATPIRE, encoded by the coding sequence CGACATGGGATGGACAGACCTAGGATGCACCGGCAGCGATTTCTATGAAACACCCAATATCGATGCGCTCGCCCAAAGCGGCGTGCGTTTTACCAATGGCTACGCTGCGTGTACGGTTTGTTCGCCGAGTCGGGCCGCACTGATGACGGGCCAGTCGCCGGCGCGGTTGCATGTGACCGACTTCATTCCTGGTCACTCTTTCGTGAACACCCCCATGACGATTCCATCGTGGACCCAGGTGCTCGAGAAAGAACATGTTACTTTGCCGGAGATGCTCGAACCGTATGGATACACCTGCGTGCACCTCGGCAAGTGGCACTTAGCCCATCGTGACGGTTACACCACCGGAAAGGAAGACAGTCCGGATCCCGATTTTTACCCACAAGCCCATGGTTTCGATGTCAATGTGGGTGGCTGCGAAAAAGGGGCACCGCCGAGCTATTTTTGGCCTTATGGGAAAGGAAAGGGATTAGCTGAACAAAAGAAGAATTCGATCTATGAAACGCTTCCTAAAGGCGGCCGCTCGGACGAGGAACGAAAAGGCGAGTACTTGACCGATCGTTTGGCCACCGAAGCAGAATTGTTGATTGATCGGTTGGCCAAAGCGAAGAAGCCGTTCTTCATGAATTTTTCGTTCTACAACGTGCACACGCCGCTGATGGGACGCCCCGATCTGATAAAAAAATACGAAGCGAAGCTCCAGGCGAATCCGCACCGAACGCATACCAACGTTCGCTACGCGGCAATGGTTGAGAGTGTCGATGAGGCCGTCGGACGAATCGTTGCGAAGCTGCGAGAACATGACATCTGGGACGAGACGTTAGTCATCTTTACCAGCGACAATGGCGGGCTGAAACCGGCGGCGACTGACAATGCACCGCTTCGTCAAGGCAAGGGAGGGATCTACGAGGGCGGAGTCCGTGTCCCTTTGATCATTCGATTGCCCGGCGAGGGAGCGACCAATGTGCTTTGCGATCGTCCGGCCATCACGATGGATCTCGTGCCGACGATTTGTGATGTGCTGGGAATCACGTTGCCCAGCGAGGTTGCGAGCGTGCAGGACGGTGTATCGCTGCGGCCGTATTTGAAGGTTCCGCAGATGGCGTCGATGCGAGACGATCTGTTTTGGCATTACCCTCATTACCACTCGATGGGAGCTCAGCCCTACAGCGCGATCCGTTCAGGCAACTGGAAGTTGATCGAAGTTTTCGGGAGGCAACCATTAGAGCTGTACGATCTGAGCAGCGACATTCACGAGGATACCAACCTTGTGGATGAGAAACCGGAAAAAGCAAAACTGCTGTACAAGAAATTGGTTGCCTGGCGAAAATCGGTCGGCGCGCAACTGCCGACGCCCAATCCGCAGTTCAACCCCGGCAAAACGACCGGCCAGATTCGAAACGGTAAACTTCGTGCAGCGACTCCGATACGCGAATGA